Below is a window of Ciceribacter thiooxidans DNA.
GCGTGGCAGGGAAGGGGCCTCGGTGTAGCTTTGCTCCAGGATGCCGTACTGCGCGCTGGCCAGGCGGCGCATATCATGGGCATTCGCGGCATTCTCGTGCATGCCCTTTCAGACGAGGCCAAGACATTCTACGAACGCCACGGCTTTGCTGCGTCGCCGCGCCCGCCCATGACGCTTGTCCTGTCTCTGAAACAGGCTGTTTCCCTGGCCGCGCGTTGACGGTTTCCCGGACGTCTTGGATCCGCGAACAGGCAGCGGCAACACGTCGCGGGGATTGGGCGTTGCGGCTTCACCTTTTTTACCGATTTGCGCTGGATCAAAGATGACTATTTAAGTATGGTATTCATTGTCACGGCGAATGCAAGTCATTCGCAACAGTGTCGAACGAACACAAGGGACAATGATGAGACATCTTCGCCGAGCCGGGACATCCGGCGCAGTCGCCGGCTTCCTTCTCCTCTCCGCATCGGCGGTAACAGCCGCGGAATACCCGATCGGGGAGCCGCAGTCCGGCGGCGGGCTCGAGATTGCCGCGGTCTATCTGCAGCCGATCGAGATGGACCCGCCGGGCATGATGCGTCCCGCAGCCGATTCTGACATCCATTTGGAAGCGGATATCCATGCGCTCGCCGACAATCCGAACGGCTTTGCCGAGGGTGAGTGGGTACCGTATCTCGTCGTCGACTACGAACTGACGAAAGTGGACACCGGTGAAGCAGTATCTGGCCGGATGATGCCGATGGTCGCGAGCGACGGTCCGCACTACGGTGACAATCTGAAGATCGCCGGCATGGGCAATTACCGGCTGAAGCTGACCGTCTCGCCGCCGGACAAGGATCCGATGGGCCATTTCGGCCGCCACACCGACAAGGAGACCGGCGTCGCTTCCTGGTTCGCTCCCGTCACCAACGAATACACCTTCACCTTCGCCGGTACCGGCAAGAAGGGTTCCTACTGACGATACGGCGCCGTCGGGGAACCATCTGTTCCCCGCTTCGCTGCGCAAGGAGACAATATGCGCTCGAACATACTCACCCCGATGCTGCTGGCCGTGCTTCTCGCGGCACCTGCCGTGGTGCACGCCGGCGACCCGGCGAGCTTCGTCCTCGAAATGAACGACGGCGTCCTCAACCCTGCCCGGATCGAGATTCCCGCAGGAACCGAGGTCAAGATCATCCTGCGCAATACCGGCACAACGCCGGCCGAGTTCGAGAGCCTGCGCCTGCGCAAGGAGAAGGTTCTGGCGCCGGGTGCGGAATCCTTCGTCGTCATCCGCAAGGCCTCGCCAGGCGAATATCCCTTCTATGACGAATTCCACATGGACAAGGGCCAGGGCGTCATCGTGGCGCGCCAGGACTGAGACTGATAATACGCGCGACGGAAGCTCCGCCGCTCGACATCTTCCTCCCACAGGAATAGACGGCCGATCATGTTCGTACAAACCTTCTTCATCGTCTGGCGTGAAAGCATCGAGGCTCTGCTCGTGGTCGGCATCCTGCATGCCTGGCTCCGTCACAATGGAACCGGACGGGGCGCGACGGGCTATCTGTGGAGCGGGGTCGCGGCGGGTATCATCTGTGCGGGCCTGCTCTCGGTGGTGTTGATGCGCTTCAGCGCGGCCCTGCCGCCGGAAGGGCAGGACTGGTTCCAGGCAGCGCTCATCCTTGCCGCTTGTGCCCTGATCGTGCAGATGGTGTTCTGGATGCGCCGCCACGGCCGCACCCTGAAACGGGATCTCGAGCAGGGCCTCTCCGAAAGCCTGCGCCGGGGCAATCTCTGGGGCATCTTCGCGGTTGCGGCGATTGCCGTGATGCGGGAGGGCGCCGAGACGGTGATCTTTTTGCAGGGCGTCATTGCTTCCGCTGCCGGAACCGGAGGTCAGATCGCCGTCGGCATCGTGTCTGCGGTGCTTGCGGCGGGCGCGACCTACGGGCTGCTGCAGCTTGGTGGACGCTATCTCTCCTGGCGCCTGTTCTTCCGCCTGACCGAGGCAATGCTGCTTCTGCTCGCCTCCGCGCTGCTGGTGACCGGGACCGGCTATCTCATTTCTCTCGGTCTGCTGCCATATTCCGAACCGCTCTGGGATACCTCCTTCCTGCTCGACGATATGACGCGCCTTGGCGGGATCGTCGCCGGCCTTACCGGCTATCGGGCGATGCCCGACGCGGTCACGGTCGCGACCTGGGTTCTTTACTGGAGCGGGATCATCTTTGCGTTCCGGATGCAGGCGCGGCAGGCGAGACCTGTAGCACAGGCTTCCGCATGACACCGATCACGATCTACACCGCGCCGCCACGGGCATCACGCGGCGGGGCAAGCGCGAGGCTGGCCGCCGTCGGCGACTGGCTTCGCCTGCACCAGAAGGCGGTATTTCGATTGCAATGGGGCGTCGTCCTCATCTACGCCGTATTGCTGATCGTACCGGCGGTGATGCCGCTGCCGGACAATGCCGCGCATATCTGGAACGACGTCTCGCTCTTTGCCCGCTTTGTCTTCTGGGGCATCTGGTGGCCGGGCGTGCTCATCAGCATGCTGCTCTTCGGGCGGCTCTGGTGCGGCATCTTCTGTCCGGAAGGGGCGCTGACGGAAATGGCGAGCAAGCGCGGCCGCGGCCGGGCGATCCCGCGCTGGATCCGCTGGCAGGGCTGGCCGTTCGCCGCCTTCGTGCTGACGACGGTCTACGGCCAGCTGGTCAGCGTCTATCAGTATCCGCTGCCCGCACTGCTGATCCTCGGCGGATCGACGGCCGCCGCAATCCTCATCGGCTATCTCTATGGTCGCGGTCACCGGGTCTGGTGCCGTTATCTCTGCCCGGTGAGCGGCGTCTTCGGCCTGCTCGCGAAGCTCGCGCCCGTCCATTATCGCGTTGACCACCGCGAATGGGACCAATGCCCGCCGCAGCTCGGCCGCACGCTCAACGTTTCCTGCGCGCCCATGGTGCCGCTCAGGACGATGGAGAGCGCGTCGTCCTGTCATATGTGCGGGCGCTGCGCCGGATTCCGCAATGCGATCGAACTTGCCGCGCGTCCGCCGGGCTCGGAGATCGTCGAGGTCAGCGGGAAGACCGCAAATCTCTGGGACACGCTGCTGATCGTGCCGGGCCTCATGGGTGTCGCCGTCGGCGCCTTCCATTGGGCGTCGTCGCCATGGTTCGTGGCGCTGAAACAGAAGGCGGCCGTCTGGCTCGTCGGAAACGGCGAAACCTGGCCGCTCGAACAGAGTCTGCCATGGTGGTTGCTCACCAATTATCCGGCACATAACGACGTGCTGAGCGTGCTCGACGGAGCCGTGCTGCTCTTTTACATCGCAGCCACCGCTGCCGTCGCCAGCGTTGCGATCCTGCTGCCGCTCATGCTTGCGGCCCGGGTCGTCGGCCCGTGGAGCGCGCAGCGCTTCCATCATATGGTCCACGGGCTCCTGCCGCTCGCGGCATGCGGCGTGATCCTCGGCCTATCGGCCCAAACGGTCACGCTGCTCAGGACCGACGGCTTCCCGCTTGCCTGGGCGAACGACATCAGGATGATGGCTCTTGCCGTCGCCGCGGCCTGGAGCCTCCTCCTGGTCTGGAAGATCGCGGGGCGATATAACCCCGGGCCTCGGCGCGTGGTCGCGACTGCAGTGAGCAGCGGCGCGGTCGCGGCCGCCCTGCTGCCCTGGGTGCTGTTGTTTTGGATCTGGTGAGGTAACTTCATAACCGCGCGAGGCATTGAGCGCTGTAACGCTCGGTTCCTCCGCGGTGACCATGTCGTCTGGAACCGTCAAAGCGGGCGGCGAGCAATGATATGGCTGCGCACTGCTTCCAAACTCACTTGTCATGGTCGACGACACGAGTGGTTGTGATGTCCCCGTCTCGCTCAAAGGCTCGCTCATTCTGGTGGCACGCGGCGTAGATTCACTCGCGCAACGGCTGGGATGGTGCCCTTGGATTCGCGGTCGGCCCTTAGCGGAGAGAGACTTGGAGATCAGGGGTGCAAAACCCCGAAGCGAATCCAACTTCGAGCGAATTCAGCGGTTGTCCCGGCATTTTGTTGCAACATTTTGTTGAAATTTCTCGCGCTATAGGCACTCTATGAATTCGGCGCTATTCATGCTCAATGACCTCAAGGAACCCACCGCATCCGATGAAGACCAGCCTCGATCATCTCCCGCATCGAAAGCAGCGTGAGCTCGCGCGCATCGTCGAGGTGCTGCATGAGGAGTTCGAGGACGCCTTGAAGGAGGGAACAGCCGAGTTCAAGAAGCGCGGCCGCATCCTGAAGATCATTCTCTTCGGATCCTACGCCCGCGGAACCTGGGTCGACGAACCGCACACGAAGAAGGGATACAAGTCCGACTATGATCTGCTGATCATCGTCAACAACAAGAAGCTCACGGACTTCGCCACCTACTGGCACAAGGCGCAGGACCGGCTGATGCATTTGCCGGAAATCCAGACGCCCGTCAGCCTGATTGTCCATTCGAGACGCGAGGTGAACACAGCGCTCTACGAAGGGCAGTATTTCTTCGTCGACATACGTCGTGACGGCATCGCGCTCTACGAACTCGACGATGAACCGCTCGCCGAGCCGAAACAACGAACAGCGGCAGACGCCCTGCGGATTGCCGGCGACTATCTTGAAGAGCGCCTGCCGCATGCGAAAGTCTTCCTTAAGACCGCCCGCTTCTGCGTCCGAGAAGACGACCTTAAGGAGGCTGCTTTCCTGCTTCATCAGTCAATCGAGCAGGCCTATTCAGCGCTCCTGCTTGTTCTGACGAGCTACGCTCCTCCCTCCCACAATCTGAAGCACCTGCGCGGCCTCGCCGAGGGCTGTGATCAGCGGCTCGCCGACGTCTGGCTCACCGACCAGCACCAATACGTCGCCTGGTTCAACATCCTTAACGAGGCCTACGTCAAATCCCGCTATTCGAAGCACTACGAGATCAACGAGGAAGCGCTCATTTGGCTCCTCGAGCGCGCCCAGCGACTTATCTTGGAAATCGAGGCAATCTGCCACGGACATCTGGAGAAGCTCCGGCATTCGGTGACCGCCAACGCGAACTGAAGCGCGTGTGCGACCACCCACGACTTCCCTCAATCCAGAGAAGCAGCACCCCTACCGATCCTCACACCGCCTTCTCATGCTGGTAGCCCGTGTCGATGACGAGGTGGCCGCCGAGGGTGCGGGAGACGCAGGCGCACATGCGGTCATTCTCACGCCGCTCGGCCTCCGAGAAGAACACGTCGCGGTGATCGATCTCCTTCTCCGCGGCGACGATGTCGACGGCGCAGAGCCCGCACTCTCCGCGGCGGCAGTCGTAGATCATCGGCACACCGGCCTCCGTCAGCGCATCGAGCATGCTCTGGTCGGCCCTCACCTCGACGGTGCGGCCGAGGCCGGCGACCTCGACGCGGAACGGCTGTTCGGCAAAGCGGCCGCTGTCGCCGAAGACCTCGAAGCGTAGCCGGCTCATCGAGCGGCCGCTCTTCTGCCATGCGGCGCGCGCCGCGTGGAGCATGCCGAGCGGTCCGCAGACATAGGTTTCGCCCTCGGGCGGCAGGCGGGCGAACTCGGCGCCGAGGTCCAGTGTGTGGCCTTCCTCGTCGACGAAGCACTCCATCCGCTCACCGAGCAGCGCTTCGAGCTGGTCGGCAAAGGCCATCTGGCTGCGCGCCCTTGCGGCGTAGACGAGGCGGAGCGGCTGCCCGCGGGCGGCAAGCGCCTTCGCCATGCCGTAGATCGGCGTGATGCCGATGCCGCCGGCGACAAGGAGATAATGCGGCGCCCGCCAGGAGAGCTCGAAGCGGTTTTCCGGGACGGTCATTTCCGTCTCGTCGCCCGGTTCGAGCGTCCACACCCAGGCCGAGCCGCCGCGGCTGTTCGGGTGCCGCTTGACGGCGATCTGAAGCGTGCCGGGTGCGCTCGGGACGACCGTATAAGTGCGGATCGCCGGGCTGCCGGCGATCATCACCCTGACATTGGTATGCGAGCCGGGATCGAAAGCCGGCAGCGGTCCCTCGATTGCGAATGTGACGGCCCTGACCTCGTCTGCCGGCGTCTCGACGGCGATGACCCGCGCCTTGCGCCATTCTTCTCTCGAGCGCATTGATTTCTCCTCCGTAATTCAAGAACCTGTCTGCAGCAGCGCTCAGCCCGACATCAGTGCGAGGGCCAGAACCTTGCGCCTCAGCTCGGGACTTTCCTCAAGCACGAAGTCGAGGTTCTGCCGCGCAATGCGTGCATGTTCGCGCGCCAGCGCCTCGGCGCGTCCGCCTTCGCGAAGCTCGATGGCCGTGACGATCGCCCTGTGCTGTGCCTGCGCGACGACGAGCGAGCGGTAAAACGCCGGCACGTCGACGTCGGTGTTGACGAAGGCGTTCGGGCTCGCAAAGGGCAGGCTGGTGATCCGTTCGAGCTCGCGACGCATCACCTCGCTGCCAGCGAGTTCGGAAAGGAGCGCATGAAAGCGTCCGTTGAGGCTCTCGTAGCGGCCGATGTCGAGCGCCTCCGGGCCTCCGTCGAGCACCGCGTCGATCTGCTCCACCACTTCGCGGATTGCTTTCAATCGTGCCGGTGCGGCGCCGCGCTCGGCAGCAAGCCGCGCGACCGTTCCTTCGAGCACGCCCCGCAGCTCGATCGCATCGATGATATCCTGCCGGGTGAAGCTGCGCACTGCATAGCCGCCGGAAGGAATGAGCGTGACGAGCCCCTCCTGTTCGAGCTTCTGCAGGGCGCTGCGGAGCGGCGTACGCGAGACGTCCAGCCGCTCGGAAAGTGCCACCTCCGACAGCCGCTCGCCGGGCTCGATCTCCCCCTTGAGGATCAGGTCACGCAGGCCCAGCAGGGCCTTTACCGATTGCTGGCGCGGACTGGCCGCCCGTTCCTTCGTCATCTTCTACTCCGCGGCCATCGTCGCCGGGCCGGTCTCGGCATCAATCATCCGGTCGATCAACCTGCGCGCCCACATGGAGCCGGCGTCGATGTTGAGATTGTAGAACTGGTGATCGGGGTTGGCGTCGATCGCGCGCTGCTGGGCCTCCAGTACGACTTCGTCCTCGTGAAAGACACCGGCGACGCCTTCCCGCAGCTCGTGGGTGCGGGCCTGGTTGTGAAGGTCGTAATTGCGCGCGAAGGCCCAGAAGTAGAGGCAGGTCCCGTCGGTCGAGGGCGTGATCGTGTTGAGGACGTAGCCGTTGACGCCCTGCGAGCGGTCGCCTTCGCGCGCACCCGTGCCGGTGGCGGCGACCCCGACGTCGATCGCGATGGTGCAGGGGGCCTCGAAGCGGATGATCTGCCAGCGGTCGACCTTGCCCGGCTTGCCGTATTGTTTCTTCCAGAACGGCGGCGGGTCGATGTTCTCCATCCAGCGGGTGATGTAGGCGAAACGATCCGAATGACTTGCCTCGAACGGCGCCTCGGCGACGGCGCGGTTGCCGATGGAAGAACCATGGACGAAGGTCTCGTGGGTGAGATCCATGAGATTATCGACGACGAGCCGGTAGTCGCATTTGAGCTCGATCAGCTTGCCGTCGGCGGCCCAGGCCGGGTCGTCGTTCCAGTGCAGGTCGGGGATCAGCGCCGGATCCGCGAGCGAGGGGTCGCCCGGCCAGATCCAGATGAAACGGTGACGCTCGGCGACCGGATAGGATTTCACGCAGGCCGAAGGATTGATGGTCTGCTGCGATGGCATGTATACACACCGGCCGGTGTCGTCGAATTCAAGGCCGTGATAGCCGCAGATGACATTGTCGCCGTCGAGGCGACCGAGAGAGAGCGGCACAAGGCGGTGCCAGCAGGCGTCCGCCAGCGCGGCGGGATCGCCGTTTTCCTTGCGGTACAGGACGATCGGCTTGTTGCAGATGGTGCGTGGCAGAAGCGCCCGCTTCAGCTCCACGTCGTAGGCGGCCGCGTACCAGGCGTTCAGCGGATAGCTCAGTCTGTCCATGATCATGTCCTCCTCCGAGGACTAGAAAGACATAATGTATACAATCAGTCAAGGCGGACGCAAAAATCCGGTCCTCACGGCTGAGGATGTATACATGTCGGATGCCTCCGGCCCGGAAGGATCGCGAGGTGCCGCGAGTGGTTCGGCGCCGGTCGCACGGCCTTGTCGCCGCCGTGGCCTTGCGGGCACCTTGATGAACAAGGCCGTTCTCTGGGCCGAGGCAGAGGGCTTGAATACGATCCGCCTGGAAACGCAGACGAACAGTGTCGCCGCATGCCGCTTCTACCAGGACGTCGGCTTCATGCTCGGCGGTTACGACCGGTATCTCTACTGCCGTATGGACCCTGACGACGCCCATGTGGTTGACAATTTTGCGAAAAATGCCGCTCTTGCCATACCTCTGAAACATATTCTGGAGGAATCCCATGCAGCATTTGCCGTATATTGGTTCCGGCCCGTACTGTTACACCAACTCGTTTGCGATGATGTTCGGGGAAGCCGCGCCGTCTTCCGCAGTGACCGAGTTTGCGACCTGCAGTGCATTTGGCATGCAGCTCGTCGGCGGTGCGTTGCCGTTCTTTGATCCGTATGGGTGGACTCCCGATCTCGGCTTCGACGCCGCGCTCGATGCCATGGGATGGACGTCGAGTGTCACCAGCGGAGGGAGTGCCGACGAGGCATTCGAACGCCTTCGTCGCGAGCTCGTCTACGGTCCGGTTTGGGTCGGCCCCCTGGAAATGGGATGGCTTCGTTACCAGCCGGGCATGAACGGGCCGATCGGCGCTGATCACTATCTCGTCGTGCTCGCGATCGAAGGTGACCGCCTCAGGATGCATGATCCCCAAGGGTATCCCTATGCCACTCTGCCGATTGGTGACTTCCTGGAGGCATGGCGGGCCGAGAGCATCGATTACGGGCTCCCTTTCACGATGCGGGCCAACTTTCGCCGTCTGCAGGTGGTGCACGAGGAGGACGTCATCAGGGCGACGCTTCCCGCCGCGGCGGCGTGGCTTTCGATGCAGCAGCAGGAGAATTTGCCAGAAGGAACTCTCGGAAACGGGGACGCCGCCACAGCCTTGGCGTCGATGATCGAGACCGGGTGCGATGAGAGCTTGCGCGGACACTTGATCCATTTTGCTGTTCGCGTGGGCGCCCGGCGGCTCGCCGACGCTGCAACCTGCCTCGCCCGGATCGGCTGCAGGGATGCCGCTCAGGTTCTCTCCGAGCAAGCGGTATTGGTTGGGTCGCTGCAATATTCACTTTCGACCGCACGCGATGCGGAGGCGGCAACTGTGGTCAGGCGGTTGGCCGTGACATACCAGCAACTGTCTGCCGCTCTGCCGTCCTGACGTGGTACCGGAGATCGCGGCGCATAGGCTCTTTGTCGGTCTTAACCTCACCGCTCCGCTGCTCCTATTTCCACATTGCCCGCATGCGGGCGCCGACGTCGACGCGGACCTGCCGCGTGCTGCGTTCGGTGGTCGCGCTCGGCACTTTCGGCCAACTCTTCGTCTCGAAGAGGCCGAGCATGGCGGCCGGGACAAAGCGGGTGCGCGCCGCGTAGACATGGCGGTCGCCCTGCGCATTCTGGCCGTAGGTAAAGAAGCGCTGCGGCGTGACAAGGGTCAGGCTGTCGCGGGCGCGCGTCATGCCGACATAGAGGAGCCGACGCTCCTCCTCGATCTCCGCGGTTGTGCCGACCCCGAGATCGGAGGGAATGCAGCCGTCGACGACGTTCAGCATGAAGACGGAGCGCCATTCCTGCCCCTTGGCCGAATGGATGGTCGAGAGGATCAGGTAGTCCTCGTCAAGCAGCGGAACGCCAGCCTGGTCGCTGGTGGCGTCCGGCGGATCGAGCGTGAGCTCGGTCAGGAAGCGCTCGCGGCTCGGATAGCCGACCGCGATCTGCTCGAGTTGAAGCAGGTCGGCCTTGCGTGTCTCGGCATCCTCGTGGATGCGGTCGAGGTGCGGTTCATACCAGATGCGCGCCGCGCTGATCTCGTTGGGCCAGCCCGGGCCCGTCTTGCGAAGCCCGAGCAGCAGGTCGAGCAGGGTCGGCCAGTCCGCGCCCGTTTTCGGCGGCGCGGGAATTTCGGCAAGCGTCATGAGCGGCTCGGGGTCGGCGGCGATCGCATCGAGGATGCGGCCCGCGGTCTGCGGCCCGACCCCCGGCAGCAGCTGCAGCAGACGGAAGCCTGCGACACGGTCGCGCGGGTTCTGGGCAAAGCGCAGCACCGCCAGCATGTCCTTCACATGAGCGCTATCGAGGAATTTGAGGCCGCCGAACTTGACGAAGGGGATGTTCGAGCGGGTGAGCTCGACTTCGAGCGAACTGCTGTGGTTCGACGAACGGAAGAGCACCGCCTGCTGCTTCAATCCGATGCCGCGCTCTCGGTTTTCGAGAACCTGCTCGACGATGTAGCGGGCCTGGTCGGCCTCGTCGCGGACCGTCACCAGCGCCGGGCGCTCCTCGGCTTCACGGTCGCTCCAGAGGTTCTTGGTGAAGCGCTCGCGCGCCTCGCCGATCACCGCATTCGCCGCGGCGAGGATCGGTTGTGTCGAGCGGTAGTTGCGGTCGAGCGTGACGACATCGGCCGGCGGCGAGAAAGCGTTGGGAAAATCGAGGATGTTGCGCACCGTCGCGGCGCGGAACGAATAGATCGACTGGGCGTCGTCGCCGACGACCGTCAGCCCGTGCCCGCCGGGTTTCAGCGCCAGCAGGATCGCCGCCTGCAGCCGGTTGGTGTCCTGATATTCGTCAACCAGTACATGGTCGAAGCGGCCGGCGATCTCGTCGGCAAGCTCCGGCTCACTCACCATCTGCGCCCAGTAGAGCAGGAGGTCGTCGTAATCGAGCACGTTCTGCACCTGCTTGGCCTCGACATAGGCGGCGAAGAGCTGTTTCAGCTCCTCTTCCCAGCCGGCGACCCAGGGGTAGTGCGCCTTCAGCACCTCGCCGATCGAGGTTTCCGAATTCACCACGCGGGAATAGATCGAAAGGCAG
It encodes the following:
- a CDS encoding 4Fe-4S binding protein, with translation MTPITIYTAPPRASRGGASARLAAVGDWLRLHQKAVFRLQWGVVLIYAVLLIVPAVMPLPDNAAHIWNDVSLFARFVFWGIWWPGVLISMLLFGRLWCGIFCPEGALTEMASKRGRGRAIPRWIRWQGWPFAAFVLTTVYGQLVSVYQYPLPALLILGGSTAAAILIGYLYGRGHRVWCRYLCPVSGVFGLLAKLAPVHYRVDHREWDQCPPQLGRTLNVSCAPMVPLRTMESASSCHMCGRCAGFRNAIELAARPPGSEIVEVSGKTANLWDTLLIVPGLMGVAVGAFHWASSPWFVALKQKAAVWLVGNGETWPLEQSLPWWLLTNYPAHNDVLSVLDGAVLLFYIAATAAVASVAILLPLMLAARVVGPWSAQRFHHMVHGLLPLAACGVILGLSAQTVTLLRTDGFPLAWANDIRMMALAVAAAWSLLLVWKIAGRYNPGPRRVVATAVSSGAVAAALLPWVLLFWIW
- a CDS encoding GntR family transcriptional regulator produces the protein MTKERAASPRQQSVKALLGLRDLILKGEIEPGERLSEVALSERLDVSRTPLRSALQKLEQEGLVTLIPSGGYAVRSFTRQDIIDAIELRGVLEGTVARLAAERGAAPARLKAIREVVEQIDAVLDGGPEALDIGRYESLNGRFHALLSELAGSEVMRRELERITSLPFASPNAFVNTDVDVPAFYRSLVVAQAQHRAIVTAIELREGGRAEALAREHARIARQNLDFVLEESPELRRKVLALALMSG
- a CDS encoding nucleotidyltransferase and HEPN domain-containing protein, translating into MKTSLDHLPHRKQRELARIVEVLHEEFEDALKEGTAEFKKRGRILKIILFGSYARGTWVDEPHTKKGYKSDYDLLIIVNNKKLTDFATYWHKAQDRLMHLPEIQTPVSLIVHSRREVNTALYEGQYFFVDIRRDGIALYELDDEPLAEPKQRTAADALRIAGDYLEERLPHAKVFLKTARFCVREDDLKEAAFLLHQSIEQAYSALLLVLTSYAPPSHNLKHLRGLAEGCDQRLADVWLTDQHQYVAWFNILNEAYVKSRYSKHYEINEEALIWLLERAQRLILEIEAICHGHLEKLRHSVTANAN
- a CDS encoding GNAT family N-acetyltransferase: MNKAVLWAEAEGLNTIRLETQTNSVAACRFYQDVGFMLGGYDRYLYCRMDPDDAHVVDNFAKNAALAIPLKHILEESHAAFAVYWFRPVLLHQLVCDDVRGSRAVFRSDRVCDLQCIWHAARRRCVAVL
- a CDS encoding PDR/VanB family oxidoreductase, which translates into the protein MRSREEWRKARVIAVETPADEVRAVTFAIEGPLPAFDPGSHTNVRVMIAGSPAIRTYTVVPSAPGTLQIAVKRHPNSRGGSAWVWTLEPGDETEMTVPENRFELSWRAPHYLLVAGGIGITPIYGMAKALAARGQPLRLVYAARARSQMAFADQLEALLGERMECFVDEEGHTLDLGAEFARLPPEGETYVCGPLGMLHAARAAWQKSGRSMSRLRFEVFGDSGRFAEQPFRVEVAGLGRTVEVRADQSMLDALTEAGVPMIYDCRRGECGLCAVDIVAAEKEIDHRDVFFSEAERRENDRMCACVSRTLGGHLVIDTGYQHEKAV
- a CDS encoding ATP-dependent helicase, coding for MSLAYLEKLNDRQRAAVEHGVGAPGGQLPGPLLIIAGAGSGKTNTLAHRVAHLIVNGADPRRILLMTFSRRAASEMARRVERICRQVLGDKAAVMTDALAWAGTFHGIGARLLRIHADQIGLAEDFTIHDREDSADLINLVRHELGLSKTESRFPTKGTCLSIYSRVVNSETSIGEVLKAHYPWVAGWEEELKQLFAAYVEAKQVQNVLDYDDLLLYWAQMVSEPELADEIAGRFDHVLVDEYQDTNRLQAAILLALKPGGHGLTVVGDDAQSIYSFRAATVRNILDFPNAFSPPADVVTLDRNYRSTQPILAAANAVIGEARERFTKNLWSDREAEERPALVTVRDEADQARYIVEQVLENRERGIGLKQQAVLFRSSNHSSSLEVELTRSNIPFVKFGGLKFLDSAHVKDMLAVLRFAQNPRDRVAGFRLLQLLPGVGPQTAGRILDAIAADPEPLMTLAEIPAPPKTGADWPTLLDLLLGLRKTGPGWPNEISAARIWYEPHLDRIHEDAETRKADLLQLEQIAVGYPSRERFLTELTLDPPDATSDQAGVPLLDEDYLILSTIHSAKGQEWRSVFMLNVVDGCIPSDLGVGTTAEIEEERRLLYVGMTRARDSLTLVTPQRFFTYGQNAQGDRHVYAARTRFVPAAMLGLFETKSWPKVPSATTERSTRQVRVDVGARMRAMWK
- a CDS encoding aromatic ring-hydroxylating dioxygenase subunit alpha, producing the protein MDRLSYPLNAWYAAAYDVELKRALLPRTICNKPIVLYRKENGDPAALADACWHRLVPLSLGRLDGDNVICGYHGLEFDDTGRCVYMPSQQTINPSACVKSYPVAERHRFIWIWPGDPSLADPALIPDLHWNDDPAWAADGKLIELKCDYRLVVDNLMDLTHETFVHGSSIGNRAVAEAPFEASHSDRFAYITRWMENIDPPPFWKKQYGKPGKVDRWQIIRFEAPCTIAIDVGVAATGTGAREGDRSQGVNGYVLNTITPSTDGTCLYFWAFARNYDLHNQARTHELREGVAGVFHEDEVVLEAQQRAIDANPDHQFYNLNIDAGSMWARRLIDRMIDAETGPATMAAE
- a CDS encoding iron transporter, with the translated sequence MMRHLRRAGTSGAVAGFLLLSASAVTAAEYPIGEPQSGGGLEIAAVYLQPIEMDPPGMMRPAADSDIHLEADIHALADNPNGFAEGEWVPYLVVDYELTKVDTGEAVSGRMMPMVASDGPHYGDNLKIAGMGNYRLKLTVSPPDKDPMGHFGRHTDKETGVASWFAPVTNEYTFTFAGTGKKGSY
- a CDS encoding cupredoxin domain-containing protein; amino-acid sequence: MRSNILTPMLLAVLLAAPAVVHAGDPASFVLEMNDGVLNPARIEIPAGTEVKIILRNTGTTPAEFESLRLRKEKVLAPGAESFVVIRKASPGEYPFYDEFHMDKGQGVIVARQD
- a CDS encoding FTR1 family iron permease; protein product: MFVQTFFIVWRESIEALLVVGILHAWLRHNGTGRGATGYLWSGVAAGIICAGLLSVVLMRFSAALPPEGQDWFQAALILAACALIVQMVFWMRRHGRTLKRDLEQGLSESLRRGNLWGIFAVAAIAVMREGAETVIFLQGVIASAAGTGGQIAVGIVSAVLAAGATYGLLQLGGRYLSWRLFFRLTEAMLLLLASALLVTGTGYLISLGLLPYSEPLWDTSFLLDDMTRLGGIVAGLTGYRAMPDAVTVATWVLYWSGIIFAFRMQARQARPVAQASA